Genomic window (Melioribacteraceae bacterium):
AACTGCCTACCACATCACCTTGAACATTACCGGTAATTACTGTTTTGCCATTTAAATCAGGTTCATTTTTTTCCCATCTAAAGGAATGATCCGTTCTCTTTAAAAAATCAATCTGCCGATACTCAACCATTGAAAACTGTTGAAAGTCATTTCCATACATCTCAACAATTTTTGATTGGATTAAAGACTGAGCTTCATCTTTCATTAATGATTTTGATTTGTGTGAATCGGGGATTTCTCTAGTAAATCCAAAGACTTTTCCATTGTAAGATACATCTACATAATAAGTTGTTTGTGCTATTTGTCTCGGTAAATTTTGGTGGAACATTACAACCCAGCTTAAAACGGACCATTTATTTATTTGGAGATACTTATCAAATCCTTCATCCCCTAATTGTTTCAATAGATATTTATTTTCAACCGGAGAATTATCTATGAATGCTTCCTTCATCATTGTATCTGCTTTAAAACCATGTTCACCCAAGTATTTTTGGGCGATTTCAATAGCCTCTTCTCTCGTTACCTCATACTTCAGCTTATTAAAAATGCTAAAAGGATAAATACCAATTATTAGGAAGAGAATTACGATAGCGGCAACGAGCCAATAGACATGTTCTTTGAGTGAATTTTGCATTGGGCTAAACCAGACAATTTGTGTTTAAGACGTAGGAAAGATAGAAAGGTTTAGGGTAGTATTCAATCATATTAATTTATTGTATTACTAACTGAACTAACTATGAGATTAAATTTTGTGATTAATCTTGCCTCCGGCCTAATTCTCTTGAAACCTTTAAAATATATTAATATGTTTCAATCCGAGTTTCACAATAACGGAGAGTTATGAAGAGAAGAGATTTCTTGAAAAGTACCGGTATTATTGCTGGGGCAGGAGTAGTTATTCCTGGCGTGTATGGAAGTGTGTATGCAAAAACCAGTTATATAAATAACAGTTTTGACCTTGTGGCAATCAAGGGGGGTGAACCAGATGCCATGTTTGATGAATCAATAAAACAACTTGGCGGGATGAGTTCATTTGTTAAGAAGAATCAGACGGTAGTTATAAAACCAAATATTGGATGGGATGCTTCCCCCGAGAGAGGAGCTAATACTCATCCTAAATTAGTTAAGAGAGTAATAGAACAATGTTATAATGCCGGAGCAAAGGAAGTGTACGTTTTTGATCATACATGTGACGATTGGCGAAAGTGTTATACAAACAGTGGTATAGAAAAAGCAGTAAGTGATGCCAAAGGTAAAATGGTTCCAGGGAATAGTGAAAGTTATTACCAAGATGTTGAGATAAAAGCGGGCAAATCATTAAAGAAAGCTAAAGTTCATGAATTAATTTTACAATCTGATGTGTTTATTAATATTCCAATACTAAAAAATCATGGCTCAACAAAGGTCTCATTATCAATGAAAAATTTAATGGGCGCTGTATGGGATAGAAGATTTTGGCATAGCAATGATTTAAGCCAATGTATTGCCGATTATGCCGCGTTTAATAAAAAACCTTCTCTCAATATTGTTGATGGTTACTATGTAATGAAACGTAATGGACCCCGGGGCGTTTCTGTTGATGATGTTGTGTTGATGAAATCTCAAATTCTTTCAACAGATATTGTATCCGCAGATTCAGCTTCAGCTAAAATTTTTGGCGTTGAGCCATCAGATATTAGCCATATAAAAATCGCTAACAGTATGGGTCTTGGCAAAATGGATTTGAATTCTCTAAATATTAAAAGAATTACACTATAGTTAATTTTATAAATAGTAAATATTTTATTTAATCATCACGGTGGTTAATAGTCGCTAACTCCGTGATGATTTTTTATAGCCACTTTTGAGAAAGAATGAGACAATCAAATTTTAGACTATTACGAATAATTATCTCAATATTATTTTTTATTCCCACAACATATATCCTAATCGATTTTTATGGATTGGTCCCGGGCGATGTTAAAAAATGGATATTATTCCTTCAGTTTACTCCATCTGTTCTAAATTTCATAACAATTGGTACGTTAAGTATAACTGGATTTATAATTATACTTGCTCTTACTTTTTTATTCGGCAGAGTTTATTGCTCAAGTGTATGCCCCTTGGGAGTACTTCAGGATATCATTAATTATTTCTCAAAAAAAATTAAGAAGCGAAAAAAAAAATTCATTTTTGTTAAAGAAAATAAGCTATTAAGATATTCCCTTTTAGCCCTCACAATTATTCCCATTTTTTTTGGGATTAATACTTTTCTCGTACTACTCGATCCCTATAGTTTATATGGTAGAATTGCCGGAAACTTTGCACTCCCCATCTTAGCATTTTCAAATAACGGTGTAGCATATATTCTTGAACAGTTTAATAATTATTCTGTTTATCCTCATGATATTCAAAAATTTAATATTGTCCCCTTTGCTATAGTATTTTCATTTTTCGGACTTATAGCATATTTGTCGTTTAAACATGGGAGATTGTATTGTAACACTATTTGTCCAGTAGGCACTTTATTGGGGATAATTTCAAAGTATTCACTATTTAAGATCAGAATAAAAGAAGAAGAATGTTTAAGCTGCGGTGCTTGCGCAAGAGACTGTAAGGCGGAATGTATTGACAGCAGAACAAAAATTATTGATACTTCCAGATGTATTGCTTGTTTCGATTGTATTCCGTCATGCCCCACAGAGGGGATTACTTTTTCATTAAAAAGTAGCGCTAGTTCAAGTGATGATTCAATAAATAACTCAAAGCGAAATTTTCTAACCAAGACTTCTATCTATTTATTATCTCTTTCTGCAATTGGAGCAAGTGTTCAGAAAAAAATTAAAATCACAAAACCAAGCACTATTCCGGTATTCAAGGAAAACGCCGTTTCACCCCCAGGATCATTTAGTTTGGATAAGTTCAACGGTAAATGCACTGCATGCCATTTATGCGTAACTGCCTGCCCAACTCAGGTTCTGCAACCCTCCTTTTTGGAGTATGGATTTACAGGAATGCTTCAGCCACATTTAGATAATAGTGCAGGTTACTGCAATTTCGACTGCACGATATGTAGCGATGTTTGTCCTACAGGAGCAATAATTCCAATTACAAGAAATGATAAACATCTTGCTCAAATTGGAATTGCAAAATTTATAAAAGAGAACTGCGTAGTTCATACACAAAAAACAGATTGCGGGGCATGTTCGGAACATTGCCCAACAAAAGCTGTGCACATGATTCCGTACGAAGTTAAAGGATTAGTAATTCCTGAAGTTAGAGAAGAATATTGCATAGGATGCGGAGCTTGTGAGTTTGCATGCCCAACCATCCCATATAAATCAATTTATATAGAGGGTAACAGCATTCATAAAACAGCAAAGAAAAATGTGGAGGAGAAAAAGCTTGAGAAAGTTAATATGGATGAGGACTTCCCATTTTAATCAATTTTGAATGTGATTTTTCCCATATATAATCTGTTCAAGTTTTCAATTTTACCACAATTGAGAGTGCTGAAAAATTATTATTCCAATATTTTTTTTAATACATCTGGGCTGACTTTCAATAGTCCATTTGGCAACAATCGTGGGGTTAATTCTCTCCAGTTATTTCCTTTCACAAAAATCTCCTTAAATAAGGGTAATGCTTTTTCTAAATCACCTTTATTGGCGAGTGCGACGGCGGTCCAATATTTCATTTCAAGATTATCCGGAAACATCTTCATAGCAGATGAATATTGTTTCATCGCCTCATCCATGTCATCTTTTTCCACTGCCAGGTCCCCTTCATTCATAAATTGATACGCGCGATGAACATTTAATAATCTTCTCATTTCAGGTAACGGATTTTCAGAGTCATCAATTCTTAAATCAATTTTGCGATCTTCCCATAAATTACCGGTCGATTTTCCCCGAACAACTAAAAGAGCTGCCGATTGTTTCCCTCTAATATCTCCCCCTTCTTTTTCTGCCGCTTCAAGAGCAGCAAGCATTCTTTCTGCTAAATCACCTTTAGAATTTTCGAATGTATTTTTCATTGCGGGCCAAACTTTATCGTTACTCATTAAATTAGCCTGAACAGAGAAATACTTTCCTACAATATTACCAGCTGGCTGAATACATTTTGAGCCGGTGAATGATGCGGCAGTTCCTTTAGAATCAATTATCGCTAATTGTCTAAACTCACGCCCCTCATCACTATTTATTAATTCATCCAGAACTTGCTGAGCGGATTTTCCAAGCTTCAATAATTCCAATCCTCTCGGTCCAAATGATGGATTAACAAATGATTGAGTTGCAATTGCCCCAACTCCTGCCTCTCCCCAGCTTACAATTGTTCCAACTGCGAACCAATGAGATTGAACAGCAACACCCATATCTCCATTTGTGGGATCGTAAGCAACTATTGAATAAGTATGAGCGAAGGGGGTATCCGATTTATATATTTGACAATTAATGTTACTGAATGATAATAAGAATAATGAGATGACTATTAACGATTTCATTTTAATTTCTCGATTGTTGATAAAAAAATAAATAAAATCATTCAGTTTTGCATAGATATTGAAATCATATGAAATAATAATGGTTTGCATATAAATAGCTATGGGCTTATCTTGGCACGCCAAAAAATTAAAAATGGAGTAATATTAAAATGAGATTGATGAAAATCATAGTTCTCTTACTAACAGTAATAAGCATAACAACAGCACAAAATAATTCTAAAAACAAAAAATCAGAGAAAATAATGTTTAAAACCCTCGAAGACTCGATAAGCTACTCAATTGGTCAAAATATTGGTGCATCATTAAAAGATCCAGCAATGAATATAAAATTTGATATGGTTTTTAAAGGATTGCAAGATGCAATTGATGGTAAATCCGAATTAACCCCCGAAGAACAACAAGTTGTTATGAACAAATTTAATCAAAAACTTATGAGCGCAAGAGCAGCTCAGACAAATGCTGTTAAAGATAAGAACAAAAAAATTGGTGAGGCGTTTTTAGCTAACAACAAAACTAAAGAAGGAGTTGCTACTACTGCCAGCGGATTGCAATATAAAGTAATAAAAGAAGGTACAGGAGCTCAACCTACAGATACAAGCAAAGTAACCGTTCATTATAAAGGTACATTGATTGATGGAACTGTCTTCGATAGCTCTTATGATAGAGGCGAGCCAATCACATTCCCATTAAATGGCGTTATTAAAGGTTGGACCGAAGGTGTTCAATTAATGAAGGTTGGCAGTAAATTTGAATTTTATATTCCTTCTGAATTGGCTTATGGCGATACAGGCGCCGGACAGGTAATAGAGCCGGGAGCAGTATTAATATTTGAAGTTGAATTACTGAGCTTTGAATAAGGTTTTAATGAAATGATTTACTCCGACATCTCAAGTAATAATTGGGATGTCGGAGATAAATTAATATTGAGGTTTACTCTGGGTTATTTTCTTCCGGTGTATTTTCTATAACTTCCGTTTTATTGTCCAAGTTTTCCGCTGTTTCTTCAATCACTTCATCAACTCTAACCTTAACCACAACTTTCTTAACCGGTTTGGGGATATTAACCGCAACAGAAGGCATGTGTACATCTGTAGGGAAAAATATCACAAATTGTTTTTCATCAACAATCAAATAGTTACCCTCTCCCTTTAATAACATTACATCTTTTACCTTATTATATTCTTGAATCACAGCCATATTTGTTTGATGAGCAAAACCCATCTTTTCCTTACCACTAACCATATACTGAATATCGATATAATTTTTATGCGCTTCCCATTTTGCGGCGCTAAATGGTTTGGTATTATACTCACTTACAATGGAGTAAATATCAGTTCCTTCAATATCGTAAGTTCCACTCTCGAGATCATTAAAATTTGTTTCGGAAAGATATTTCAATCCTTTTTTTATCCGTTCCCCTAAATTCTCGTATAGAGAAATATTTTTGATATTATCGTAAATCATGCAAGACCTCACTATAATTTAAGTAAAATTCCAACGCTCATTAATGAATAATTGCTTTTAGCATCTTTTATATCCAATAAAGAATCAAGTTCTAGATCAAGAAATATATATTTAATATCTCCCGTGAGAATATAGCTACCCATATCCAACTGTGCCCCAACGCCAGCATGATATCCAACTTTGTTTTGAGATTCATTACGTGTAACATTTGTCAATGGATCCTTAAAATCAATTTTTGTATTGTACCATGCAATTCCTGCTTGACCATATAAAACTGAGATTAAGTTCATCTGTGCGGTCAACATTATTGGGTAGGATTTAGTGGTAAGTTCACTTTCCGTGTAGCTATCCGATTGATAACCAATTGATCCTTCAACTCCAAATCCACCCAAATTAATTCTCAAAGCACCAGAGTATGTTACAGAACCTTCGGTATCTGCCCCTTTGGCAAATCCAATTATTGGACCTAATGAAACTGAAGTATTTTGCGCAGAAACAGAGACTGTTACCAAAATTAGGAATAATGCTATAGCTATTTTTTTCATAACTAATTTCCTGTTAAGTTTTCCAAAAATTACTAAAATCCAAAATCATAATTCTATTTAATTATTGAAAAGTTAATGGATGACGGATATTGTTCGGAGAAATAAACTCGGTTTACGGCTTTCTGAAAATCGTCATCGCCGGCGTTATATATATCAACAAACTTCTGAGGATTTCTATCAAAGAAAGGGAAAAAGCTGCTCTGAATTTGTACCATAATTTTATGCCCCTTTTTGAAAGTATGATCAATGTCGTTCAAATTAAATTTTACCTGAGTAATTTTATTGGGTTCAAACGGTTCCGGATTTTCCATGCTGTTTCTGAATTTACCTCTCATTATTTCAAAACGTATTAATCTCTGATATCCACCCATTTCAGCTGTGTTTTGTCCGGATTCATTTTTTGTATCGTCAGGTAAGACATCTATAATTTTTACAATCCAATCGGAATCAGTGCCGGAAGTGGATACATACAGGTCTGCTGTTATTGGTCCCGAAATAGTAAGATCACCCTCCAGCTCAGATGTTTCATAAACAAGTACATCTGGGCGTGATGAAGCAAATCTCTGATCCTCACTCATGTATGTTCTATTATACATTTGCTGTGAATCATGAAATCGTGCAGTATAAGGAACTGGTTTCTTTGGATCACTAACATATTCATCGCATCTAATCTCTTTATTTGTCGAAGCTTCCCATTTTAATTTTTGCGACTCACTCAAATAAAGTGTTGAACTAATTTTTGTGGAGGATGGATAATTATCGTACGAAACCCATTCGTTGCTCCCCGTTCTATAAGTTACAACTTCAGGAATATTCAAAGATCCCTCCCCCTTCAAATAATAATTGAAGAATGGAGTAAGAATATTTTTGTTATAATATTCACTAGTATTTTGGAGGAATTTAAAATCGCCAAAGGTAGAACCATCACTACGCGACCAGCCACCGTGGCTCCATGGACCCATTACGAGATAATTGTTATTTACCGAATTCTTCTCTTCAATTGATTTATAAATATTTAAGGGACCATATAAGTCTTCCGAATCGTACCATCCTCCAACTATTAGGGATGCCGGTTTTACATTACTAAAATGAGGAAGATTGTTTCTCGATTGCCAAAACTCATCGTAGTTACCATGTTTAACTATCGAATTCCAGAATGGCAGTTTTTCATGAAAATACTTTTTATTAATATTAGAAACCGATCCTAGTTTCAGAAAAAAATTATACATATCAGGTGACGCATATGGATCAATAGATTTCCATTTAGTTGTTAAAGAATCGCGTGGCTGATCAAATGACTTGAAAAAATTAAATGACATTGCCAAAGAGAATGCGCCGTTATGGTGCATATCATCACCAATAAACCAATCTGATATTGGAGCTTGTGGAGATACAGCTTTGAGCGCCGGGTGTGCATCAATTAAACTCATCGCCGCATAAAATCCAGGATAAGAGATTCCCCATATCCCCACATTCCCATTATTATATTTTATATTATTTATAAGCCAGTCAATTGTATCGTAAGTATCGGTTGTTTCATCAATCTCATTATTTTTCTTATTAGGGATATACGGACGCATATTTACGAACTCCCCTTCACTCATGAATTTACCTCTCACATCCTGAAATACAAAAATATTTCCCTCTTTGGCGAGTTGTTCATTTGGAGAAATATTACGGGAATAATTTTCAATTCCATATGGTGAACATGTATATGGAGTTCTAACCATTATTATCGGATATGTTCTGGATGTATCTTTTGGTGTATAAACCGCGGTAAAAAGTTTTATTCCATCTCTCATTTCTATTCGATATTCACTTTTGGAATAATTCTCTTTTATCCATTCAACAGTTTGAGCAATATTTATTATATTGAATAAAAAGAGAATCAATAAAACTTTTTTCATTTTTACTCCGAAAAATTTGTTTCTAGTAATTTCTTTATTCCTCTACTTCATCATATCCGAGTATCGGTCTCAACCATTTCTCGGCTTCCTTTAAACTAATTCCTTTTCTTCTTCTGTAATCTTCCACTTGATCTTTGTTAATCTTACCGGTATTAAAATATTTTGCGTTTGGATTCGCAAAGTAAATTCCACAAACTGATGCTGCGGGTGACATTGCTAAATTCTCGGTGAGATTAATTCCAATTTTATCTATATCCAATAATCTCCACATTTCCAGTTTTTCAGTATGATCGGGTTGAGAGGGATAGCCCGGCGCCGGACGAATACCCTCATATTTTTCATGAATTAATTCTTCAAGTGATAATTTTTCATTTGGAGAATAACCCCAAATTTCTCCTCTAACTTTTTGATGCAGAAGTTCTGCGAATGCTTCGGCTAATCTATCCGCTACTGCTTTAGTTAATATTGAGTTATAATCATCATGATTTGCTTCAAAATGTTCGACCAACTGATCAACTCCAATGCCTGTAGTTACTGCGAATAATCCGATGTAATCTAGCTTTCCTTCAGCTTTAGGAATTATAAAATCTGATAACGCTAAATTTGGTTCACCCGCCGACTTTAATGATTGCTGCCGAATTGTATGCATTGTGGCAAGAATTCCGCTTCTAGAATCGTCGGAATAAATCTCAATATCATCACCAACTGAATTTGCGGGGAATAATCCAATGATACCATTTGCACTAATTAGTTTCTCTTTGATAATTTTTTCTAGTAGAGT
Coding sequences:
- a CDS encoding CocE/NonD family hydrolase, whose amino-acid sequence is MKKVLLILFLFNIINIAQTVEWIKENYSKSEYRIEMRDGIKLFTAVYTPKDTSRTYPIIMVRTPYTCSPYGIENYSRNISPNEQLAKEGNIFVFQDVRGKFMSEGEFVNMRPYIPNKKNNEIDETTDTYDTIDWLINNIKYNNGNVGIWGISYPGFYAAMSLIDAHPALKAVSPQAPISDWFIGDDMHHNGAFSLAMSFNFFKSFDQPRDSLTTKWKSIDPYASPDMYNFFLKLGSVSNINKKYFHEKLPFWNSIVKHGNYDEFWQSRNNLPHFSNVKPASLIVGGWYDSEDLYGPLNIYKSIEEKNSVNNNYLVMGPWSHGGWSRSDGSTFGDFKFLQNTSEYYNKNILTPFFNYYLKGEGSLNIPEVVTYRTGSNEWVSYDNYPSSTKISSTLYLSESQKLKWEASTNKEIRCDEYVSDPKKPVPYTARFHDSQQMYNRTYMSEDQRFASSRPDVLVYETSELEGDLTISGPITADLYVSTSGTDSDWIVKIIDVLPDDTKNESGQNTAEMGGYQRLIRFEIMRGKFRNSMENPEPFEPNKITQVKFNLNDIDHTFKKGHKIMVQIQSSFFPFFDRNPQKFVDIYNAGDDDFQKAVNRVYFSEQYPSSINFSIIK
- a CDS encoding 4Fe-4S dicluster domain-containing protein, with amino-acid sequence MRQSNFRLLRIIISILFFIPTTYILIDFYGLVPGDVKKWILFLQFTPSVLNFITIGTLSITGFIIILALTFLFGRVYCSSVCPLGVLQDIINYFSKKIKKRKKKFIFVKENKLLRYSLLALTIIPIFFGINTFLVLLDPYSLYGRIAGNFALPILAFSNNGVAYILEQFNNYSVYPHDIQKFNIVPFAIVFSFFGLIAYLSFKHGRLYCNTICPVGTLLGIISKYSLFKIRIKEEECLSCGACARDCKAECIDSRTKIIDTSRCIACFDCIPSCPTEGITFSLKSSASSSDDSINNSKRNFLTKTSIYLLSLSAIGASVQKKIKITKPSTIPVFKENAVSPPGSFSLDKFNGKCTACHLCVTACPTQVLQPSFLEYGFTGMLQPHLDNSAGYCNFDCTICSDVCPTGAIIPITRNDKHLAQIGIAKFIKENCVVHTQKTDCGACSEHCPTKAVHMIPYEVKGLVIPEVREEYCIGCGACEFACPTIPYKSIYIEGNSIHKTAKKNVEEKKLEKVNMDEDFPF
- a CDS encoding FKBP-type peptidyl-prolyl cis-trans isomerase → MRLMKIIVLLLTVISITTAQNNSKNKKSEKIMFKTLEDSISYSIGQNIGASLKDPAMNIKFDMVFKGLQDAIDGKSELTPEEQQVVMNKFNQKLMSARAAQTNAVKDKNKKIGEAFLANNKTKEGVATTASGLQYKVIKEGTGAQPTDTSKVTVHYKGTLIDGTVFDSSYDRGEPITFPLNGVIKGWTEGVQLMKVGSKFEFYIPSELAYGDTGAGQVIEPGAVLIFEVELLSFE
- a CDS encoding DUF362 domain-containing protein, which codes for MKRRDFLKSTGIIAGAGVVIPGVYGSVYAKTSYINNSFDLVAIKGGEPDAMFDESIKQLGGMSSFVKKNQTVVIKPNIGWDASPERGANTHPKLVKRVIEQCYNAGAKEVYVFDHTCDDWRKCYTNSGIEKAVSDAKGKMVPGNSESYYQDVEIKAGKSLKKAKVHELILQSDVFINIPILKNHGSTKVSLSMKNLMGAVWDRRFWHSNDLSQCIADYAAFNKKPSLNIVDGYYVMKRNGPRGVSVDDVVLMKSQILSTDIVSADSASAKIFGVEPSDISHIKIANSMGLGKMDLNSLNIKRITL
- a CDS encoding YhcH/YjgK/YiaL family protein; translated protein: MIYDNIKNISLYENLGERIKKGLKYLSETNFNDLESGTYDIEGTDIYSIVSEYNTKPFSAAKWEAHKNYIDIQYMVSGKEKMGFAHQTNMAVIQEYNKVKDVMLLKGEGNYLIVDEKQFVIFFPTDVHMPSVAVNIPKPVKKVVVKVRVDEVIEETAENLDNKTEVIENTPEENNPE
- a CDS encoding DUF1028 domain-containing protein; amino-acid sequence: MKSLIVISLFLLSFSNINCQIYKSDTPFAHTYSIVAYDPTNGDMGVAVQSHWFAVGTIVSWGEAGVGAIATQSFVNPSFGPRGLELLKLGKSAQQVLDELINSDEGREFRQLAIIDSKGTAASFTGSKCIQPAGNIVGKYFSVQANLMSNDKVWPAMKNTFENSKGDLAERMLAALEAAEKEGGDIRGKQSAALLVVRGKSTGNLWEDRKIDLRIDDSENPLPEMRRLLNVHRAYQFMNEGDLAVEKDDMDEAMKQYSSAMKMFPDNLEMKYWTAVALANKGDLEKALPLFKEIFVKGNNWRELTPRLLPNGLLKVSPDVLKKILE
- a CDS encoding outer membrane beta-barrel protein, translating into MKKIAIALFLILVTVSVSAQNTSVSLGPIIGFAKGADTEGSVTYSGALRINLGGFGVEGSIGYQSDSYTESELTTKSYPIMLTAQMNLISVLYGQAGIAWYNTKIDFKDPLTNVTRNESQNKVGYHAGVGAQLDMGSYILTGDIKYIFLDLELDSLLDIKDAKSNYSLMSVGILLKL